One Microbacterium trichothecenolyticum DNA window includes the following coding sequences:
- a CDS encoding carbohydrate ABC transporter permease, with protein sequence MGLYLLYTLVPLAWLVINATKTQPDLFTTFGLGPGNSFALFDNIAQTLTYRDGIFLRWLGNTLLYVVVGAGGATLLATLAGYGLAKYNFRGRKAVFAVVLGAIAVPGTALAVPTFLLFSQLGLTNTPWAIIIPSLISPFGLYLIWVYATDAIPTELLEAARMDGAGEFRTFFTISIRLLTPGIVTVLLFAVVATWNNYFLPLIMLSDPQWYPLTVGLNQWNAQATGVAAQPIYNLVITGALLSIIPIVAAFLLLQRFWQSGLSAGSVKQ encoded by the coding sequence ATGGGCCTGTACCTGCTGTACACGCTCGTGCCGCTGGCCTGGCTCGTCATCAACGCCACCAAGACCCAGCCCGACCTTTTCACCACCTTCGGTCTCGGCCCCGGCAACAGCTTCGCGTTGTTCGACAACATCGCCCAGACCCTGACGTACCGCGACGGAATCTTCCTGCGCTGGCTCGGGAACACGCTGCTCTACGTCGTCGTCGGCGCCGGCGGGGCGACCCTGCTCGCGACCCTCGCGGGATACGGGTTGGCCAAGTACAACTTCCGCGGGCGCAAGGCGGTGTTCGCCGTCGTGCTCGGCGCGATCGCCGTCCCGGGTACGGCGCTCGCGGTGCCGACCTTCCTGCTGTTCAGCCAGCTGGGCCTCACCAACACCCCGTGGGCGATCATCATCCCCTCCCTCATCAGCCCCTTCGGCCTCTACCTCATCTGGGTGTACGCGACCGACGCCATCCCCACCGAACTGCTCGAGGCCGCGCGCATGGACGGTGCGGGCGAGTTCCGCACGTTCTTCACGATCTCGATCCGCCTGCTGACCCCCGGCATCGTCACCGTGCTGCTGTTCGCGGTGGTGGCGACGTGGAACAACTACTTCCTGCCGCTCATCATGCTGAGCGACCCGCAGTGGTACCCCCTCACGGTGGGCCTGAACCAGTGGAACGCGCAGGCGACCGGTGTTGCAGCGCAGCCCATCTACAACCTCGTGATCACCGGGGCGCTGCTGTCGATCATCCCGATCGTCGCCGCGTTCCTGCTGCTGCAGCGCTTCTGGCAGTCGGGCCTGAGCGCCGGCAGCGTCAAGCAGTGA
- a CDS encoding ABC transporter substrate-binding protein, with product MTFIRKSTAARRAVFAVAATALSVGALTACSGGTTGGGGAAGSADDIEKALESGGEITYWSWTPSAEAQVAAFQKKYPNVKVNYVNAGTNKDEYAKLQNAIKAGSGAPDVVQIEYYAFPQFALSDSLLDLSSYGFADLEGDYSSGTWNSVDFDGRIYGLPQDSGPMALFYNKAVFDQFGIAVPTTWDQYYAAAQKLHAADPTKFITADTGDAGFTTSMIWQAGGTPFTTSGTDVTIDLQDDGSKTFADNWNRLIEGGLISDTPSWSDEWFKGLGDGSIASLVIGAWMPGVLESSVPDGAGKWAVAPIPTYDGKAVTAENGGGGQAVTKQSKNPALAAGFLKWLNNDPESLKIFAESGGFPSTTAQLNDPAFVDQASDYFGGQQINQVLTQASSEVREGWSYLPYQVYANSIFNDTVGQAYATKGDLNAGLTAWQDQLVQYGNDQGFSVNK from the coding sequence ATGACATTCATCCGTAAGAGCACCGCCGCTCGGCGGGCCGTCTTCGCCGTGGCCGCCACCGCCCTGTCGGTGGGCGCGCTCACCGCGTGCTCGGGCGGCACCACCGGTGGCGGCGGCGCCGCCGGCTCGGCCGACGACATCGAGAAGGCCCTCGAGTCCGGCGGCGAGATCACGTACTGGTCGTGGACTCCCTCGGCCGAGGCGCAGGTCGCGGCGTTCCAGAAGAAGTACCCGAACGTCAAGGTGAACTACGTCAACGCGGGCACCAACAAGGACGAGTACGCCAAACTCCAGAACGCGATCAAGGCCGGTTCGGGCGCCCCCGACGTCGTGCAGATCGAGTACTACGCCTTCCCGCAGTTCGCCCTGTCGGACTCGCTGCTCGACCTGTCGTCGTACGGTTTCGCCGACCTCGAGGGCGACTACAGCTCCGGCACCTGGAACTCGGTCGACTTCGACGGCAGAATCTACGGTCTGCCGCAGGACTCCGGCCCCATGGCGCTGTTCTACAACAAGGCCGTGTTCGACCAGTTCGGCATCGCCGTCCCCACCACCTGGGACCAGTACTACGCCGCCGCGCAGAAGCTGCACGCGGCCGACCCGACCAAGTTCATCACCGCCGACACCGGCGACGCCGGCTTCACCACGAGCATGATCTGGCAGGCGGGCGGCACGCCGTTCACGACCTCGGGCACCGATGTCACGATCGACCTGCAGGACGACGGCTCGAAGACCTTCGCCGACAACTGGAACCGCCTCATCGAGGGCGGCCTGATCTCGGACACCCCGAGCTGGAGCGACGAGTGGTTCAAGGGCCTCGGTGACGGCTCGATCGCCTCGCTGGTCATCGGCGCGTGGATGCCGGGCGTGCTGGAGTCCTCGGTCCCCGACGGCGCCGGCAAGTGGGCTGTCGCTCCCATCCCGACCTACGACGGCAAGGCCGTCACGGCCGAGAACGGTGGCGGTGGCCAGGCCGTGACCAAGCAGAGCAAGAACCCCGCCCTCGCGGCCGGGTTCCTCAAGTGGCTGAACAACGACCCGGAGAGCTTGAAGATCTTCGCCGAGTCGGGCGGCTTCCCCTCGACCACCGCGCAGCTGAACGACCCGGCCTTCGTCGACCAGGCGTCGGACTACTTCGGTGGCCAGCAGATCAACCAGGTGCTCACGCAGGCGTCCAGCGAGGTGCGTGAGGGCTGGAGCTACCTGCCCTACCAGGTGTACGCGAACAGCATCTTCAACGACACCGTGGGCCAGGCCTACGCCACCAAGGGCGACCTGAACGCGGGCCTCACCGCGTGGCAGGACCAGCTCGTGCAGTACGGCAACGACCAGGGCTTCTCGGTCAACAAGTAA
- a CDS encoding LacI family DNA-binding transcriptional regulator, with amino-acid sequence MSETTTSTVIPARGRRREVSMADVAAAAGVSGQTVSRVANGRTNVDPDTRQRVLDAMAALGYRPNSAARALRSGRFRSIGVIMFSLSSYGNTRTLDALASMAAASGYSITLITVQSASQSDVSGAFSRLREHAVDGIVILIETHRLGENELSIPSGLPVVVVDSSADYPYAVVDNDQAQGARLATEHLLDLGHETVWHVSGPLESFAAGRRRDAWRAALEDRGCRVPEVQIGDWTADSGHRIGDALANDPAVTAVFAANDQMALGVIRALHEAGRDVPGQVSVVGFDDMPEAANFWPPLTTVRQRFERVGEEAMSALIADIEGTGGEHARTLVPTSLVVRASSGPRG; translated from the coding sequence ATGAGCGAGACGACGACGTCGACCGTGATTCCGGCGCGCGGGAGACGGCGCGAGGTCTCGATGGCCGACGTGGCCGCGGCCGCCGGCGTCTCGGGGCAGACCGTCTCGCGCGTGGCCAACGGCCGCACCAACGTCGATCCCGACACGCGTCAGCGCGTGCTCGACGCCATGGCCGCCCTCGGCTACCGCCCGAACAGCGCCGCCCGTGCCCTGCGCTCCGGACGTTTCCGCAGCATCGGCGTGATCATGTTCTCGTTGAGCTCCTACGGCAACACGCGCACGCTCGACGCGCTGGCGTCGATGGCTGCGGCATCCGGGTACTCCATCACGCTCATCACCGTGCAGTCCGCGTCGCAGTCCGACGTGTCGGGGGCGTTCTCGCGTCTGCGCGAACACGCGGTCGACGGGATCGTCATCCTGATCGAGACGCACCGGCTCGGCGAGAACGAGTTGTCGATCCCCTCGGGGCTGCCCGTGGTCGTCGTCGACTCCAGCGCGGACTACCCGTACGCGGTGGTCGACAACGATCAGGCGCAGGGGGCGCGCTTGGCGACGGAACACCTGCTCGACCTCGGTCACGAGACGGTGTGGCACGTGTCGGGACCCCTCGAGTCGTTCGCCGCCGGGCGTCGCCGCGATGCGTGGCGTGCCGCTCTGGAGGACCGTGGATGCCGCGTCCCCGAGGTGCAGATCGGTGACTGGACCGCCGACTCGGGGCATCGTATCGGCGACGCGCTCGCGAACGATCCGGCCGTCACGGCGGTCTTCGCCGCCAACGACCAGATGGCACTCGGCGTCATCCGTGCCCTCCACGAGGCCGGTCGCGACGTGCCGGGCCAGGTGAGCGTCGTCGGCTTCGACGACATGCCCGAGGCGGCGAACTTCTGGCCCCCGCTCACGACGGTGCGACAGCGCTTCGAGCGGGTGGGCGAAGAGGCGATGAGCGCGCTCATCGCCGACATCGAGGGCACCGGCGGCGAGCACGCGCGCACGCTCGTGCCCACTTCGCTCGTGGTGCGGGCGAGCTCCGGCCCGCGGGGCTGA
- the arfA gene encoding arabinosylfuranosidase ArfA, whose amino-acid sequence MTTPTRITVDREAAGAEVPRRLFGSFVEHMGRCVYDGIHSPGHETADADGFRADVLELVRELGATVVRYPGGNFVSGYRWEDGVGPREERPVRLDAAWHSTETNRVGLHEFADWADAAGFEVMEAVNLGTRGVAEAADLLEYANHPSGTALSDRRRANGREEPFGIRLWCLGNEMDGPWQIGHKTADEYGRLAAETARMMRFIDPNVELVAAGSSNHEMPTFGEWERTVLRHTAGLIDHISVHAYYEEDPTDPASFLASGAALDRYIADVIDIIDEVGATTPDGGTIGISVDEWNVWNQTRWNEVDKPRVFTGDWPVAPRLIEDDYTVTDAVVVGSLLITLIRRSDRVSMANLAQLVNVIAPIRTEPGGGPAWRQSTFHPFALTARAATGRVVIPRVEGATIDTARHGAVDAVDTVATVDGDAVSVFLAHRELDAATEVELDLGAVTDVEAVVITVPAGGDRHTTNSADAEPVAPATLDVHVGDDGILRLTLPALAWARVRARLA is encoded by the coding sequence ATGACCACCCCCACCCGCATCACCGTCGACCGCGAAGCCGCCGGCGCCGAGGTGCCCCGCCGCCTGTTCGGCTCGTTCGTCGAGCACATGGGCCGTTGCGTGTACGACGGCATCCATTCCCCCGGTCACGAGACCGCCGACGCCGACGGCTTCCGCGCCGATGTGCTCGAGCTCGTGCGCGAGCTGGGCGCGACCGTCGTGCGCTACCCCGGCGGCAACTTCGTCTCGGGCTACCGCTGGGAGGACGGTGTCGGGCCCCGCGAGGAGCGTCCGGTGCGCCTGGATGCCGCGTGGCACAGCACCGAGACCAATCGGGTGGGCCTGCACGAGTTCGCGGACTGGGCGGATGCCGCCGGGTTCGAGGTCATGGAGGCGGTCAACCTCGGCACGCGTGGTGTGGCGGAGGCGGCCGACCTGCTCGAATACGCCAACCACCCCTCGGGCACCGCCCTGAGCGACCGGCGCCGCGCGAACGGGCGCGAGGAGCCCTTCGGCATCCGACTGTGGTGCCTCGGCAACGAGATGGACGGTCCGTGGCAGATCGGCCACAAGACCGCCGACGAGTACGGCCGTCTCGCCGCCGAGACCGCGCGCATGATGCGTTTCATCGATCCGAACGTCGAGCTCGTGGCCGCCGGCAGCTCCAATCACGAGATGCCGACCTTCGGCGAGTGGGAGCGTACGGTGCTGCGCCACACCGCCGGTCTCATCGACCACATCTCGGTGCACGCCTACTACGAGGAGGACCCGACCGACCCGGCCAGCTTCCTCGCCAGCGGGGCCGCGCTCGACCGCTACATCGCCGACGTGATCGACATCATCGACGAGGTCGGCGCGACGACCCCCGACGGCGGCACCATCGGCATCAGCGTCGACGAGTGGAACGTCTGGAACCAGACCCGCTGGAACGAGGTCGACAAGCCGCGCGTGTTCACCGGCGACTGGCCCGTCGCTCCCCGCCTCATCGAGGACGACTACACCGTCACCGACGCCGTGGTCGTCGGATCGCTCCTCATCACCCTCATCCGGCGCTCCGACCGCGTGTCGATGGCGAACCTCGCCCAGCTGGTGAACGTCATCGCGCCGATTCGCACCGAGCCCGGCGGCGGGCCGGCGTGGCGGCAGAGCACCTTCCACCCCTTCGCCCTCACCGCGCGCGCCGCGACGGGCCGCGTCGTGATCCCCCGCGTCGAAGGCGCGACGATCGACACCGCCCGCCACGGCGCGGTGGACGCGGTCGACACGGTCGCCACCGTCGACGGCGACGCCGTGTCGGTGTTCCTCGCGCACCGCGAGCTCGACGCCGCCACCGAGGTCGAGCTCGATCTCGGCGCGGTGACCGACGTCGAGGCCGTGGTCATCACCGTTCCCGCGGGCGGTGACCGCCACACCACCAACTCCGCCGACGCCGAGCCCGTCGCCCCCGCGACCCTCGACGTCCACGTCGGCGACGACGGCATCCTGCGTCTCACCCTCCCCGCCTTGGCCTGGGCGCGCGTGCGCGCGCGGCTGGCCTGA
- a CDS encoding carbohydrate ABC transporter permease, protein MTTTAAPPPALRTPRRKRRARIDDRGWLFVAPFALVFALVFLAPLAYSIYLSLFRDQLIGGNAFVGLSNYVTAFNDPQFWDGLIRVAIFLVVQVPIMLLLALAAALAIDSARLHAAGFYRIVIFLPYAVPAVVAVLMWGYIYGDQFGLTRNLNDLLGGTFVQPFVPEWMLVSIGNIVTWQFVGYNMLIFYSALKTIPGELYEAASIDGAGAWRTIFSIKIPAVRGAIVIATIFSIIGSFQLFNEPNILKPLAPNTISTYFTPNMYAYNLSFAGQQYNYAATIAIIMGVITAVIAYVVQLRGSRQEAR, encoded by the coding sequence ATGACGACCACCGCGGCACCCCCGCCCGCGCTGCGCACTCCGCGGCGCAAACGGCGCGCACGAATCGATGACCGCGGCTGGCTGTTCGTCGCCCCGTTCGCCCTCGTCTTCGCGCTCGTCTTCCTGGCGCCCCTGGCGTACTCGATCTACCTGAGCCTCTTCCGCGACCAGCTCATCGGCGGTAACGCTTTCGTCGGGCTCTCCAACTACGTCACGGCCTTCAACGACCCGCAGTTCTGGGACGGCCTGATCCGCGTCGCGATCTTCCTCGTCGTGCAGGTGCCCATCATGCTGCTGCTCGCTCTGGCCGCAGCGCTCGCGATCGACAGCGCGCGCCTTCACGCCGCGGGCTTCTACCGCATCGTGATCTTCCTGCCCTACGCCGTGCCCGCCGTCGTGGCGGTGCTCATGTGGGGGTACATCTACGGCGATCAGTTCGGTCTCACCCGCAACCTGAACGACCTGCTCGGCGGAACCTTCGTGCAGCCCTTCGTGCCGGAGTGGATGCTCGTGTCGATCGGCAACATCGTCACGTGGCAGTTCGTGGGCTACAACATGCTGATCTTCTACTCCGCGCTGAAGACCATCCCCGGCGAGCTCTACGAAGCGGCATCCATCGACGGAGCCGGAGCCTGGCGCACCATCTTCTCGATCAAGATTCCCGCGGTGCGCGGCGCCATCGTCATCGCCACGATCTTCTCGATCATCGGCAGCTTCCAGCTCTTCAACGAGCCGAACATCCTCAAGCCCCTGGCTCCCAACACGATCTCGACGTACTTCACGCCGAACATGTACGCCTACAACCTGTCGTTCGCCGGCCAGCAGTACAACTACGCCGCCACGATCGCCATCATCATGGGCGTCATCACCGCCGTCATCGCCTACGTCGTGCAGCTGCGCGGCTCACGTCAGGAGGCGCGATGA